In Saccharolobus solfataricus, a genomic segment contains:
- a CDS encoding ISH3-like element ISC1439A family transposase, producing MQTMILPKTELKSLAITLATNNINVISQDLDPEIVKAAPSLLTGNRGKYYLKVVRRGEKVISKGQRTFKFYPIYREVKGEINVVAVDETGLTVGEKEQEKAEGFLLYNWKRKGVKMRSLDLVYPLRLPLLVEVADLRSDSPSQFLLRSVREVSQYMEIDYVVADAGFLNLGVIKEMPVKTIVRGKSNLKGFKELSNVPLVEKRYEVKDRVYVAYRVLKFEGLYYYDVVYVKGKPRHFMFVTNFEGDPYELAELYRLRWQVEEGFKVRKARIRYVRKLSNKIFLFLYYTVLDSAWNLVNHLLFNFKSTCKKVLSFDSFVKLL from the coding sequence ATGCAAACCATGATATTACCCAAAACGGAGCTGAAGTCCCTCGCTATAACTTTAGCAACAAACAATATTAACGTTATCTCTCAAGATCTAGACCCGGAAATAGTGAAAGCAGCACCATCCTTGCTAACCGGAAACAGAGGAAAATACTACTTGAAGGTAGTAAGACGAGGCGAGAAAGTAATTAGTAAAGGTCAGAGAACCTTCAAGTTCTACCCAATCTACAGAGAAGTAAAGGGAGAGATCAACGTAGTCGCTGTAGATGAGACCGGATTAACCGTGGGAGAAAAGGAACAAGAAAAAGCAGAGGGCTTTCTACTCTACAACTGGAAGAGAAAAGGAGTAAAGATGAGATCCTTGGACCTCGTATATCCCTTAAGGTTACCCCTCCTAGTGGAGGTAGCAGATTTGAGAAGCGACAGTCCATCACAGTTCCTACTCAGGAGCGTGAGGGAAGTAAGCCAATACATGGAAATAGATTACGTTGTAGCTGACGCCGGATTCTTGAACCTAGGGGTCATCAAGGAAATGCCCGTGAAGACCATTGTGAGAGGAAAGTCGAACTTGAAGGGATTCAAGGAACTATCTAACGTTCCATTAGTTGAGAAGAGATACGAGGTTAAGGACAGGGTTTACGTTGCGTATAGGGTCTTGAAATTTGAAGGGCTTTATTATTACGATGTGGTTTACGTTAAGGGGAAGCCGAGGCACTTCATGTTCGTAACGAACTTCGAGGGAGATCCCTATGAACTGGCTGAACTCTATAGGTTGAGGTGGCAAGTTGAGGAGGGTTTTAAGGTTAGGAAGGCAAGGATAAGGTATGTTAGGAAGTTGAGTAATAAGATCTTCTTGTTCCTCTATTACACGGTTCTGGATTCTGCGTGGAATCTAGTGAATCATCTTCTCTTTAACTTCAAGTCCACGTGTAAGAAGGTTTTGTCCTTCGATTCATTCGTCAAGCTTCTCTAA
- a CDS encoding mechanosensitive ion channel family protein yields MRMSLRIAILLFLLFLAFSLGFVIQYFLQVFGITNQSTINSVIFYLRIALYVFIGLWIVSSISEAIRVYSQRRLGIRANVIANSVRYFGYVIVFLLVLLPLGVGSSTLIAGSTFAGLIIGLALQPVLSNFFAGLLIMLTGYIVVGDKIRVLSTQVPFFPAQFPAYKYFSTDFIEQGYKGTVVEIDLFYSRVLLENLRELRVPNIVLLNSAVLDYTSKYSEEHVINVRVEFPLAFIDINKLEDIVKEELKDFNVVEGPYINEQSDKDHVIVLARLKVGVSEDWRKIKSNALKRLLRLRQELIDKKSQDSQQTKIS; encoded by the coding sequence ATGCGGATGAGTTTACGTATTGCCATATTATTATTTTTATTATTTTTAGCATTTAGCCTAGGCTTTGTAATTCAGTACTTCTTGCAAGTTTTTGGGATAACTAACCAGTCTACTATCAACTCTGTGATTTTCTATCTTAGGATAGCTCTATACGTATTTATTGGCTTATGGATAGTATCTTCAATATCAGAGGCCATAAGGGTCTATTCTCAAAGGAGACTTGGTATAAGGGCTAATGTAATTGCAAATAGCGTAAGGTACTTTGGGTATGTAATTGTTTTTCTATTAGTGCTGTTACCCTTAGGAGTTGGCTCTTCTACGCTTATTGCAGGAAGCACTTTTGCAGGCTTAATTATAGGTCTTGCTTTACAACCGGTCCTAAGTAACTTCTTTGCCGGTCTACTGATAATGCTCACTGGATATATAGTAGTTGGGGACAAAATAAGGGTTCTTTCCACACAAGTACCATTCTTCCCTGCGCAATTTCCAGCATATAAATATTTTTCAACGGACTTTATAGAACAAGGATATAAAGGTACAGTAGTGGAAATAGATTTGTTTTATTCTAGAGTTCTTCTAGAGAATTTAAGGGAATTAAGAGTGCCAAATATTGTATTGCTGAACTCAGCAGTTTTGGACTATACTTCAAAGTACTCTGAGGAACATGTGATCAATGTGAGAGTGGAGTTTCCATTAGCTTTTATAGACATCAACAAGTTAGAAGATATAGTCAAAGAGGAATTAAAAGACTTTAATGTAGTAGAAGGACCTTATATAAATGAACAAAGCGATAAAGACCACGTAATAGTATTGGCTAGATTAAAAGTTGGTGTTAGTGAAGATTGGAGGAAAATAAAGTCTAATGCACTAAAAAGGTTATTAAGACTAAGACAAGAGCTTATAGATAAGAAGAGCCAAGATTCGCAACAAACAAAGATCTCATAA
- a CDS encoding DUF367 family protein yields the protein MKVYIIDYHKDDPKRCTGKKLVKLKIAEFTRVGKGVVLDPFAQITLSNKDKDIVRRIGITIVDTSWNNTSQSEFKNIRGEHRRIPILFAGNPIHYGIAYKLSSIEALIATLYIVDEVEEAIKLSNVVKWGHTFIELNKELLEAYKNKTEEDIKKIEREIIEKILEK from the coding sequence ATGAAGGTATATATTATAGACTACCATAAGGATGATCCAAAGAGATGTACTGGGAAGAAGTTAGTCAAACTAAAAATTGCAGAATTTACTAGAGTAGGTAAAGGTGTAGTTCTTGACCCTTTCGCTCAAATAACTCTGTCAAACAAGGATAAAGATATTGTGAGGAGAATTGGCATAACTATAGTTGATACTTCATGGAATAATACGTCCCAAAGCGAGTTTAAAAATATAAGAGGGGAACATAGAAGAATTCCAATCTTATTTGCCGGGAACCCAATACATTACGGTATAGCCTATAAACTGTCTTCTATTGAGGCGTTAATAGCTACGTTGTACATTGTTGATGAGGTGGAAGAGGCTATAAAGCTTTCCAACGTAGTTAAGTGGGGACATACATTCATAGAACTGAATAAGGAGCTTCTGGAAGCTTATAAAAACAAAACCGAGGAAGATATAAAGAAAATCGAGCGAGAAATTATTGAGAAAATACTTGAAAAATGA
- a CDS encoding putative integrase codes for METINGEVKETYVGPLVDVVETYEKLKDSSGGVGVSP; via the coding sequence TTGGAAACGATAAACGGTGAGGTAAAGGAAACTTATGTCGGTCCTTTAGTTGACGTAGTTGAAACGTACGAAAAGTTGAAAGATAGCAGTGGGGGTGTGGGGGTATCCCCCTAA
- a CDS encoding DNA-directed DNA polymerase I, whose translation MTKQLTLFDIPSSKPAKSEQNTQQSQQSAPVEEKKVVRREWLEEAQENKIYFLLQVDYDGKKGKAVCKLFDKETQKIYALYDNTGHKPYFLVDLEPDKVGKIPKIVRDPSFDHIETVSKIDPYTWNKFKLTKIVVRDPLAVRRLRNDVPKAYEAHIKYFNNYMYDIGLIPGMPYVVKNGKLESVYLSLDEKDVEEIKKAFADSDEMTRQMAVDWLPIFETEIPKIKRVAIDIEVYTPVKGRIPDSQKAEFPIISIALAGSDGLKKVLVLNRNDVNEGSVKLDGISVERFNTEYELLGRFFDILLEYPIVLTFNGDDFDLPYIYFRALKLGYFPEEIPIDVAGKDEAKYLAGLHIDLYKFFFNKAVRNYAFEGKYNEYNLDAVAKALLGTSKVKVDTLISFLDVEKLIEYNFRDAEITLQLTTFNNDLTMKLIVLFSRISRLGIEELTRTEISTWVKNLYYWEHRKRNWLIPLKEEILAKSSNIRTSALIKGKGYKGAVVIDPPAGIFFNITVLDFASLYPSIIRTWNLSYETVDIQQCKKPYEVKDETGEVLHIVCMDRPGITAVITGLLRDFRVKIYKKKAKNPNNSEEQKLLYDVVQRAMKVFINATYGVFGAETFPLYAPAVAESVTALGRYVITSTVKKAREEGLTVLYGDTDSLFLLNPPKNSLENIIKWVKTTFNLDLEVDKTYKFVAFSGLKKNYFGVYQDGKVDIKGMLVKKRNTPEFVKKVFNEVKELMISINSPNDVKEIKRKIVDVVKGSYEKLKNKGYNLDELAFKVMLSKPLDAYKKNTPQHVKAALQLRPFGVNVLPRDIIYYVKVRSKDGVKPVQLAKVTEIDAEKYLEALRSTFEQILRAFGVSWDEIAATMSIDSFFSYPSKGNS comes from the coding sequence ATGACTAAGCAACTTACCTTATTTGATATTCCTTCATCTAAACCCGCTAAGAGTGAACAAAATACTCAACAATCGCAACAGAGTGCTCCCGTTGAGGAAAAAAAGGTAGTTAGGAGGGAATGGCTTGAAGAGGCTCAGGAAAATAAGATATACTTCCTATTGCAAGTAGATTATGATGGTAAGAAAGGTAAGGCTGTATGTAAGCTATTCGATAAAGAAACTCAAAAGATCTATGCCCTATATGATAATACTGGACATAAGCCCTACTTTCTAGTAGATCTTGAACCTGATAAAGTAGGTAAAATACCTAAGATTGTTAGAGATCCATCTTTTGATCACATAGAGACTGTGAGTAAGATAGACCCGTATACTTGGAATAAATTCAAATTAACTAAAATCGTTGTTAGAGATCCCCTAGCAGTGAGAAGATTAAGGAATGATGTTCCAAAAGCGTATGAGGCTCACATAAAATATTTTAACAACTACATGTATGACATAGGTCTAATCCCCGGTATGCCTTATGTTGTTAAGAATGGGAAGTTAGAAAGTGTCTATTTGTCTTTGGACGAGAAAGATGTTGAGGAGATTAAGAAAGCCTTCGCTGATTCAGATGAAATGACTAGACAAATGGCAGTCGATTGGCTTCCCATATTTGAAACTGAAATACCTAAAATAAAAAGGGTTGCGATAGATATTGAGGTATATACACCAGTTAAGGGTAGAATCCCAGACTCTCAGAAGGCTGAGTTTCCAATTATAAGTATAGCATTAGCGGGGAGTGATGGATTAAAGAAGGTTCTTGTATTAAATAGGAATGATGTCAATGAAGGGAGTGTAAAACTTGATGGAATATCGGTTGAGAGATTTAATACAGAGTACGAACTGTTAGGGAGATTTTTTGATATACTGTTAGAATATCCGATAGTTCTTACATTCAATGGAGACGATTTTGATTTACCTTACATTTACTTTAGGGCGTTAAAGTTAGGTTATTTTCCAGAGGAAATTCCCATAGATGTAGCTGGTAAGGATGAAGCCAAGTATCTAGCTGGTCTTCATATAGACTTGTACAAATTCTTCTTTAATAAGGCAGTGAGGAATTATGCATTTGAGGGAAAGTATAATGAATACAATTTAGATGCAGTTGCAAAGGCCTTATTAGGGACATCAAAAGTTAAGGTAGATACGCTAATATCTTTCTTAGATGTAGAAAAATTAATAGAATATAACTTTAGGGATGCCGAAATCACACTTCAGCTTACTACATTTAATAACGACCTAACTATGAAGTTAATTGTATTGTTTTCTAGAATTTCTAGACTAGGAATTGAGGAATTAACTCGGACAGAAATATCTACTTGGGTAAAGAATTTATATTATTGGGAACATAGAAAAAGAAATTGGTTAATTCCTCTTAAGGAAGAAATCTTAGCGAAATCCTCTAATATAAGAACTTCTGCTCTAATAAAGGGAAAAGGATATAAAGGCGCAGTAGTTATAGACCCACCTGCTGGAATATTCTTTAACATAACTGTTTTAGATTTTGCATCACTATATCCTTCAATAATTAGAACGTGGAATCTTAGTTACGAGACTGTAGACATTCAACAATGTAAGAAGCCCTATGAAGTAAAGGATGAGACAGGGGAGGTGCTACATATAGTTTGCATGGATAGGCCAGGTATAACAGCAGTAATAACTGGGTTACTAAGAGACTTCAGAGTAAAGATATACAAAAAGAAAGCGAAGAACCCTAATAATAGTGAGGAACAAAAACTACTCTATGACGTAGTACAGAGAGCAATGAAAGTATTCATAAATGCTACTTACGGTGTATTTGGAGCTGAAACATTTCCGTTATATGCGCCAGCTGTAGCGGAGAGTGTTACTGCACTGGGGAGATACGTTATTACCAGTACCGTAAAGAAAGCTAGGGAAGAAGGTTTAACTGTATTATACGGTGATACTGATTCTTTATTCCTCCTTAATCCTCCCAAGAATAGTTTAGAAAATATTATAAAATGGGTTAAAACTACTTTCAATTTAGATTTGGAAGTTGATAAAACCTACAAGTTTGTGGCTTTTTCTGGATTGAAGAAGAATTACTTTGGAGTATACCAAGACGGGAAGGTTGATATAAAGGGGATGTTAGTGAAGAAGAGAAACACGCCGGAATTTGTAAAGAAGGTATTTAACGAGGTAAAGGAGCTAATGATCTCCATAAACTCGCCAAACGATGTGAAGGAGATTAAAAGAAAAATTGTAGACGTAGTTAAAGGATCATATGAAAAACTAAAAAACAAAGGATACAATCTGGACGAATTAGCGTTTAAAGTAATGCTATCGAAGCCTTTAGATGCGTACAAAAAGAACACTCCCCAACACGTAAAGGCAGCTCTACAACTTAGACCATTTGGAGTTAACGTATTACCACGAGATATAATATACTATGTTAAGGTTAGATCTAAAGATGGAGTGAAACCAGTACAACTAGCTAAAGTTACTGAAATAGACGCAGAGAAATATTTAGAAGCGTTAAGAAGTACGTTTGAGCAAATCTTAAGGGCATTCGGAGTCTCTTGGGATGAGATAGCAGCCACAATGTCGATAGATTCGTTCTTTTCATACCCAAGTAAAGGAAATAGTTAA
- a CDS encoding DUF2286 domain-containing protein, with amino-acid sequence MKILIVKSENGKVTSEKVAEGEISKVLRDVAKEALEEWNELASDFIIMRDNQEVRLPLPLKPEVYEAIKTFLIGKDKKEAIAKIPVYIISYENEWKESDFQDKKIYVVSFYINDEIKKDVLNDAAQMTSEQKQEELKEELEEEEEE; translated from the coding sequence ATGAAAATTTTGATAGTAAAAAGTGAGAATGGAAAGGTGACATCGGAGAAGGTAGCTGAAGGCGAAATTAGCAAAGTGCTAAGAGATGTTGCAAAAGAAGCGTTAGAGGAATGGAATGAATTAGCTTCAGATTTTATAATTATGCGCGATAACCAAGAAGTGAGATTGCCTCTTCCGCTAAAACCAGAGGTTTACGAAGCAATAAAGACTTTTCTTATTGGTAAGGATAAGAAAGAGGCTATAGCTAAAATCCCTGTATATATAATAAGCTATGAGAATGAATGGAAAGAAAGTGACTTTCAAGATAAGAAGATTTATGTTGTTTCATTTTATATCAATGATGAAATAAAGAAAGATGTGTTAAATGACGCGGCTCAAATGACTAGCGAACAGAAACAAGAAGAATTAAAGGAAGAATTAGAGGAAGAGGAGGAAGAATAA
- a CDS encoding protein-lysine N-methyltransferase: MSYVPHVPYVPTPEKVVRRMLEIAKASQDDIVYDLGCGDGRIIITAVKDFNVKKAIGVEINDERIREALANIEKNGVTGRASIVKGNFFEVDISEATVVTMFLLTNVNEMLKPKLEKELKPGTRVVSHEFEIRGWNPKEVVKVEDGNMNHTVYLYVIGEHK, from the coding sequence TTGAGTTACGTACCACATGTTCCTTATGTACCAACACCAGAAAAAGTTGTAAGAAGAATGTTAGAAATAGCTAAAGCCTCTCAAGATGATATAGTGTATGACTTAGGATGTGGAGATGGAAGGATAATAATAACTGCAGTGAAGGATTTTAACGTAAAGAAGGCCATAGGTGTAGAGATCAATGATGAAAGAATAAGAGAAGCATTAGCTAATATCGAGAAAAATGGGGTAACGGGAAGAGCTTCAATAGTAAAAGGTAATTTCTTTGAGGTTGATATTTCCGAGGCTACTGTAGTTACGATGTTCCTTTTAACAAATGTTAATGAGATGTTAAAACCAAAACTTGAAAAGGAACTTAAACCTGGAACGAGAGTGGTTTCCCACGAATTTGAAATAAGGGGTTGGAATCCAAAGGAAGTAGTAAAGGTTGAGGACGGAAATATGAATCATACAGTATATCTCTACGTAATTGGTGAACATAAATGA
- the pgsA gene encoding archaetidylinositol phosphate synthase has protein sequence MVSMLTRIRRQIKRVIEPLAKTLAQLKVSANFITMLGLIFAIVYYFEIMRSNTTLGIIFLVFSALMDAIDGEVARVSKTVSPLGSFLDSTLDRIEDILYISAFIFLGFSSYLVAIAVGLSLTISYIRAKAESLGLKMEGRGIIERGERIIFVFVILLLYIIVSKQVSLYLFYLFMLLTAITVIQRFYAVYSLLRK, from the coding sequence GTGGTTTCCATGTTAACTAGAATAAGAAGGCAAATCAAAAGAGTAATAGAACCACTAGCAAAAACATTAGCCCAGCTTAAAGTAAGTGCAAATTTTATTACTATGCTAGGATTAATTTTCGCAATCGTATATTACTTTGAAATCATGAGATCAAATACCACTCTAGGAATAATTTTTTTGGTATTTTCAGCATTAATGGATGCAATAGATGGAGAAGTAGCAAGAGTATCGAAAACAGTATCTCCCTTAGGAAGTTTCTTAGATTCCACATTAGACAGGATAGAAGATATTCTCTACATTTCAGCCTTCATATTCTTGGGATTCTCCTCGTATCTCGTGGCGATAGCCGTGGGATTATCACTGACAATTTCATATATTAGAGCCAAGGCTGAATCCCTCGGACTCAAGATGGAAGGTAGGGGAATAATAGAAAGAGGAGAAAGAATAATATTTGTATTTGTAATTTTATTACTTTATATAATAGTTAGCAAACAAGTTTCCTTGTATCTATTTTACCTATTTATGTTACTCACAGCGATCACGGTAATCCAGAGGTTTTACGCTGTCTATTCGTTACTTAGGAAGTAG
- the priL gene encoding DNA primase regulatory subunit PriL, whose product MALDVKKYPFIKSLDDELKKYGGGITLTDLLLNSTTLIDQAKDRIQKTKSGDELPHYVSYNEPVLVFYTTLLSLAILNDVKLIRRYAYAEAKQFRSLLHTENEENLLEISKLLDLKINRCDPIKFYLEKKRRIIQKEFCVHFIDYLKYTKDLKEDWKLSGQILHKGYVYLDKNQLIGLIAESIKSKIVEMIRPLNLKEIPEKLKSLIERRGIIPPCIENILAKEKLNEEEIRTLITFYIDIGKGLSGIVSIMKKYNVSNVEDLYRKYRGDKGTRYIVYSCAKMKQLGLCVSSCNVKNPLQLYFLSNE is encoded by the coding sequence ATGGCATTAGACGTTAAAAAGTATCCTTTTATAAAGAGTCTTGATGATGAACTAAAGAAATATGGAGGAGGAATTACATTAACAGATTTACTATTAAATAGCACTACCCTCATTGATCAAGCTAAAGATAGGATACAAAAGACTAAATCTGGTGACGAACTTCCACATTACGTCTCTTATAATGAACCCGTACTCGTGTTTTACACTACGCTACTTTCTCTAGCCATATTAAATGATGTGAAGCTTATTAGAAGATACGCATATGCAGAGGCTAAACAATTCAGATCCCTACTTCACACCGAGAATGAGGAGAATTTACTTGAAATCTCTAAGTTATTAGATCTGAAGATAAATAGATGTGATCCTATAAAATTCTATTTAGAGAAAAAGAGAAGGATAATACAAAAAGAATTTTGTGTTCATTTTATCGATTATCTCAAATATACAAAAGACCTTAAGGAAGATTGGAAACTAAGTGGGCAGATCTTACATAAGGGATACGTATATCTGGACAAGAATCAACTAATTGGCCTAATAGCTGAAAGTATTAAGAGTAAGATAGTCGAAATGATAAGACCACTGAATCTTAAAGAAATACCAGAAAAATTGAAGAGCTTGATAGAAAGGAGAGGAATAATTCCTCCATGCATAGAAAATATTTTAGCTAAGGAAAAATTAAACGAAGAAGAAATAAGGACTTTAATTACGTTTTACATTGACATAGGTAAGGGACTAAGTGGTATAGTATCTATTATGAAAAAATATAACGTTTCAAACGTCGAGGACTTATATAGGAAATATAGGGGAGATAAGGGGACGAGGTATATCGTTTATTCTTGTGCTAAGATGAAGCAACTAGGTTTATGTGTGAGCAGTTGCAACGTTAAAAATCCCTTACAGCTCTACTTCCTAAGTAACGAATAG
- the metG gene encoding methionine--tRNA ligase, whose protein sequence is MKVLVTAAWPYVNSVPHLGNLIGSILSADVFARYARLRYGKENVLFVSGSDEHGTPIEIEAIKRKVNPKELTDQAHEYDRHLFLNVWKISFDNYTRTESEIHKKFVREFLLKLTKYIKVSEDEIPYCENDKLYLPDRFVKGTCPYCGFEDARGDQCDNCGKLLTPSLLVNPKCSICGKTPVFKKTKHWFFDLSEFNDKIRGWISSSNEMPDNVKSVALSWVGEGLKPRSITRDNKWGIPAPFEGAQDKSIYVWFEALLGYISAVIEYFERKGDQEKWKEYWFGPNIKSYYFIGKDNIPFHAVILPAMLMASEEEYHLPDVIAATEYLLYEGQKFSKSRKIGVWIDEAPELMDVEYWRFVLIRLRPEEKDTNFTWRETVRIVNTELNDDIGNYVNRVLSMVNRYYSGIVPEFKIDILDDNDRKIISLINETPKVVGDLFEKGKLKAGTEEMLKFVRECNAYLNMKAPWDLYKSGKEIELKNTLYIGTNSVKTIAILLYPLMPSHAQKIYEMLNMGNIENEKWDVASTLSVNPGHKIGKVNVLFKKLEPEFESKIKDKLEKIRKDIEKIRPTLLK, encoded by the coding sequence ATGAAAGTGCTAGTTACAGCCGCCTGGCCATATGTAAATTCGGTACCACATTTAGGAAACTTAATAGGTTCAATATTATCAGCAGATGTCTTCGCTAGATATGCAAGGCTAAGATATGGTAAAGAAAACGTATTATTTGTAAGTGGAAGTGACGAGCACGGAACTCCAATAGAGATAGAGGCTATAAAGAGAAAGGTGAATCCCAAGGAGCTTACTGATCAAGCTCATGAATACGATAGGCACCTCTTCCTCAATGTTTGGAAAATAAGTTTTGATAACTACACTAGAACTGAAAGTGAGATACATAAGAAGTTCGTAAGAGAATTTTTACTGAAACTTACTAAATATATTAAAGTGTCTGAAGACGAGATACCATATTGTGAGAATGATAAACTATATCTACCAGACAGGTTTGTTAAAGGGACATGCCCATATTGTGGCTTTGAAGACGCTAGAGGTGATCAATGTGACAATTGTGGGAAATTACTAACCCCAAGTTTACTTGTAAATCCGAAATGTAGTATCTGCGGAAAGACACCTGTATTTAAGAAAACCAAACACTGGTTTTTTGATTTATCAGAGTTTAATGATAAGATAAGAGGTTGGATTAGCAGCTCTAATGAAATGCCAGATAATGTTAAGTCTGTCGCATTGAGCTGGGTTGGGGAGGGGCTGAAACCTAGAAGTATCACAAGGGATAATAAATGGGGTATCCCAGCACCATTTGAAGGAGCTCAAGATAAATCAATATATGTGTGGTTTGAGGCTCTTTTAGGTTATATATCAGCTGTAATTGAATATTTTGAAAGGAAAGGTGACCAAGAGAAGTGGAAAGAATATTGGTTTGGTCCTAACATAAAAAGCTATTATTTCATAGGAAAAGATAACATCCCATTTCATGCAGTAATTCTTCCAGCTATGCTCATGGCTTCAGAAGAGGAATATCACTTGCCAGATGTAATAGCGGCTACGGAATATTTACTATATGAAGGACAAAAGTTCAGCAAAAGTAGAAAGATAGGAGTATGGATTGATGAAGCACCAGAGCTAATGGATGTAGAATACTGGAGATTTGTGCTAATTAGATTAAGACCAGAAGAGAAAGATACTAACTTTACTTGGAGGGAAACTGTCAGAATAGTGAATACTGAACTTAATGACGATATTGGTAATTATGTAAATAGGGTACTTAGTATGGTGAATAGGTACTATAGCGGGATTGTACCAGAGTTTAAGATTGATATTCTCGATGATAACGATAGGAAAATTATCAGTCTAATAAATGAGACGCCGAAAGTTGTTGGAGATCTATTCGAGAAAGGTAAATTAAAGGCCGGAACGGAGGAAATGCTGAAATTCGTTAGGGAATGTAACGCATATTTAAATATGAAGGCTCCTTGGGACCTATACAAGAGTGGAAAAGAGATTGAATTAAAGAATACACTTTACATTGGAACCAATTCGGTAAAAACGATAGCGATTTTATTATATCCGCTAATGCCCTCACATGCTCAGAAAATATATGAAATGTTGAATATGGGGAATATAGAAAATGAGAAATGGGATGTTGCCTCAACGCTATCAGTTAACCCTGGTCATAAGATAGGGAAAGTTAATGTACTTTTCAAGAAACTTGAACCAGAATTTGAGTCTAAGATAAAGGATAAACTGGAAAAAATAAGGAAAGATATAGAAAAAATAAGACCTACCTTACTCAAGTGA